The following coding sequences lie in one Apium graveolens cultivar Ventura chromosome 3, ASM990537v1, whole genome shotgun sequence genomic window:
- the LOC141715249 gene encoding uncharacterized protein LOC141715249 yields MSWIISAVDQNIALNLKPYKTSKEMWECLKKVYNQDNAAKRFQIEYDISNYSQGTIYIQEYYSGFQNLWAEFTDIAYAKVPVTSLLSVQQVHEQSKRDRFLMKLRPEFEVTRSNLMNRASTPSLDEYFSELLREEQRLATQSAIQACPISYCRKPGHIIKECRTRPQNRQSNVGQAVIGNQAVVGSVTAEKSTLTPEMV; encoded by the exons ATGTCATGGATCATAAGTGCTGTTGATCAGAATATCGCGCTGAATTTAAAGCCATATAAGACTTCTAAGGAGATGTGGGAGTGCCTAAAGAAAGTGTACAATCAGGATAATGCAGCCAAGCGCTTCCAAATAGAGTATGATATTTCTAATTATTCTCAAGGCACTATATATATTCAAGAGTATTATTCTGGATTTCAGAATTTATGGGCTGAATTTACTGATATTGCTTATGCAAAAGTGCCAGTTACATCTCTTTTAAGTGTTCAACAGGTTCATGAACAAAGCAAAAGAGATCGGTTTCTTATGAAACTACGTCCTGAATTTGAGGTAACTCGCTCTAATTTAATGAATCGTGCTTCCACTCCTTCTCTAGATGAATATTTCAGTGAGTTACTTCGGGAAGAACAACGTCTTGCTACACAATCTGCGATACAAGCATGCCCGATCAG CTATTGTAGGAAACCTGGCCACATTATTAAAGAATGCCGTACTCGTCCTCAGAATCGTCAATCAAATGTGGGTCAAGCTGTAATCGGTAATCAAGCTGTAGTTGGTTCAGTTACTGCTGAAAAATCAACTCTTACACCGGAAATGGTTTAA